The Halobellus sp. MBLA0158 genome has a window encoding:
- a CDS encoding potassium channel family protein, with protein sequence MTSKQDIIVAGGGRVGLQTARLLADRDNDVSIIEPDPDVVDEIADEWIATVIRGDASTPDIQKQAGVEGADAIAALTGHAGLNLAICLVAKELNPEIRTVTRIQEATGEAYAEFVDGVVFPEHAGARVAANEIVGSDVQTLADVTGRIDVMQIRVQEGAPAAGKTLSEVRFPAGALVVSGEEGEQIAQPETVIEPGKRYVVAVDPDVADEVMNLLRG encoded by the coding sequence ATGACGAGCAAACAGGACATCATCGTCGCCGGCGGCGGGCGCGTCGGACTCCAGACCGCCCGACTGCTCGCCGACCGCGACAACGACGTATCGATCATCGAACCCGATCCGGACGTCGTCGACGAGATCGCCGACGAGTGGATCGCGACCGTGATCCGCGGGGACGCGTCGACGCCGGACATCCAGAAGCAGGCGGGCGTCGAGGGGGCCGACGCCATCGCCGCGCTGACGGGCCACGCGGGGCTGAACCTCGCGATCTGCCTGGTCGCGAAGGAGCTCAACCCCGAGATCAGGACGGTTACCCGGATCCAGGAGGCGACCGGCGAGGCCTACGCGGAGTTCGTCGACGGCGTGGTGTTTCCCGAGCACGCCGGCGCCCGCGTGGCCGCGAACGAGATCGTCGGCAGCGACGTGCAGACGCTCGCGGACGTGACCGGGCGGATCGACGTGATGCAGATCCGGGTCCAGGAGGGCGCGCCGGCTGCGGGCAAGACGCTCTCTGAGGTCCGCTTCCCCGCGGGCGCGCTCGTCGTCTCCGGCGAGGAGGGCGAGCAGATCGCCCAGCCGGAGACGGTCATAGAGCCCGGCAAACGCTACGTCGTCGCCGTCGATCCCGACGTCGCCGACGAGGTGATGAATCTGCTCCGCGGGTAG